The following are from one region of the bacterium genome:
- a CDS encoding nucleotidyltransferase substrate binding protein: MNTAEQIEVTKRDLGKVMDAMALVQASLNKLAPYEETRHYSADESEPYDALSDRFIRSVEVSLKFFRSYERLQFAEESDTLRDRLNRMEKLKVITSVERWFNMRDVRNRIVHDYLPNETKQMYDDVMGDFAKELSFLVEKIRQIKF, from the coding sequence ATGAATACAGCGGAACAGATCGAGGTCACAAAACGGGACTTGGGTAAGGTAATGGACGCGATGGCGCTGGTTCAGGCATCCTTAAATAAACTCGCTCCTTATGAAGAGACGCGACATTACAGCGCAGATGAAAGTGAACCGTATGATGCTTTGAGTGACCGGTTCATTCGCTCGGTTGAGGTGAGTCTTAAATTTTTCAGAAGCTATGAGCGCCTTCAGTTCGCCGAGGAATCGGACACACTTCGTGACCGGCTTAACCGGATGGAGAAGCTGAAGGTAATTACCTCTGTTGAGCGCTGGTTCAATATGCGTGATGTGCGAAATCGGATTGTGCATGATTATTTGCCGAACGAAACCAAGCAGATGTATGATGATGTCATGGGAGATTTTGCCAAGGAACTATCCTTCCTGGTCGAAAAAATTCGACAAATAAAGTTTTGA
- a CDS encoding nucleotidyltransferase domain-containing protein has product MRLLDIEKKALAHALNGVEGVAYLYGSRTDPLGKGGDIDLLVFSHVDSPYRLSQKISVRFRMECDEKIDVLVVNPERISEEQKPFLELIKREALLIQ; this is encoded by the coding sequence ATGCGACTTTTGGACATAGAAAAAAAGGCATTAGCCCATGCCCTCAACGGTGTGGAGGGCGTGGCTTATCTTTATGGCTCTCGAACCGATCCTTTAGGCAAGGGCGGGGATATTGATTTACTGGTCTTTTCCCATGTGGATTCTCCCTACCGGCTATCTCAAAAAATTTCCGTGCGCTTCCGCATGGAATGCGATGAGAAAATAGATGTGTTGGTTGTTAACCCGGAGCGCATTTCGGAAGAACAGAAGCCGTTTTTAGAGCTTATCAAGCGGGAGGCGTTGCTCATTCAATGA